A genomic window from Solanum dulcamara chromosome 11, daSolDulc1.2, whole genome shotgun sequence includes:
- the LOC129873584 gene encoding bZIP transcription factor 11-like, giving the protein MASPSGNSSSGSEDLQQLMDQRKRKRMISNRESARRSRMKKQTHLNELTSQVNQLKEQNNQIVSNINMVSQVYLNVEAENSVLRAQMAELSHRLQSLNEIINCINSANITMDETEVNCEDDFLNPWNLLHVNQPIMASADAFMY; this is encoded by the coding sequence ATGGCTTCTCCTAGTGGAAATTCTTCGTCAGGGTCAGAGGATCTACAGCAATTAATGGATCAAAGGAAACGCAAAAGAATGATATCGAACAGGGAATCAGCAAGAAGATCGAGAATGAAGAAGCAGACACATTTGAATGAATTAACGTCTCAAGTGAATCAACTGAAGGaacaaaataatcaaattgTGAGTAACATAAATATGGTGAGTCAGGTTTATTTGAATGTGGAAGCAGAGAACTCTGTTCTGAGAGCACAAATGGCAGAGTTGAGTCACAGGCTACAGTCTTTAAATGAGATCATAAATTGCATCAACTCAGCAAATATAACAATGGATGAAACAGAGGTTAATTGTGAAGATGATTTCTTGAATCCTTGGAATTTGCTACATGTGAACCAGCCAATTATGGCTTCTGCTGATGCTTTCATGTACTGA
- the LOC129872716 gene encoding uncharacterized mitochondrial protein AtMg00810-like, protein MHDAKVHDTPIATTTKLDKNVSGSPAGDTKYRAISGSLVYLTTSRLDIMFSVGLCARFQSWPKESYMKTVKQILPYLKGTLNLVLWYPISESFDLIGFVDTDYAEYLMDRKNTLGMSHFLGSYLVFWKTRKQNSIALSTAEVEYMATAS, encoded by the coding sequence ATGCATGATGCTAAAGTACATGATACACCTATTGCCACCACCACTAAACTTGACAAGAATGTAAGTGGTTCCCCAGCCGGTGACACAAAATACAGAGCCATAAGTGGATCCCTAGTATACCTCACAACTAGTAGACTAGACATAATGTTCAGTGTTGGACTATGTGCGCGTTTTCAATCATGGCCAAAGGAATCATACATGAAGACTGTCAAACAAATTCTTCCTTATCTCAAAGGAACTCTGAACCTGGTCCTCTGGTACCCTATAAGTGAGTCTTTTGATCTAATTGGTTTTGTTGATACAGATTATGCTGAATATCTCATGGATAGGAAAAACACTCTAGGGATGTCTCACTTTCTTGGATCATACTTAGTCTTTTGGAAGACACGCAAGCAAAATTCGATTGCTTTGTCCACCGCTGAAGTCGAATATATGGCTACGGCTTCATGA